The sequence CCTCACGGTAAGCCGCACTCATCCGGAAACGGTTTTTTCACCTTTGCTCCAACGCCAACTGGTGTTTTCGCCTGTCTGGTCATCTTGGAGAACATCTCCAACACGCGGATAGATCTCCCAGAAACCACCAGGAACCCCGTCTATATTTGTGGATCAAAGTTCGGCTGTGCAGTGACGCGTGCTTTCGAATGGGCACCAACGAAAAGGACCGGCCGCGGTCTCCTCCCGCTTTAAGGATAAACCAGCCCCGTATACAAACTGTAAAACACAAAGACAAAGGTTAAGGCTAAGGGGCCCACGACGGCGCCGTCTGTTCACCCGCGCCGGAGGTAAGCCTCTTTTGGTTCTGACCGTTTGCAGTCATCATATATATCTGATAGCGCCCGGTACGGTTCGAGCTGAACGCCAAATAGCGCCCGTCCGGAGACCAGCAGGGATCCTCGTTGTTTCCCTGGCCGTCCGTCAAACGCATCAGCCGCCTTCCGTCCGGGTCGATGGCAAAGATATCGAAATTCCCGTCCTGCATGGACACATAAGCAATACGGTCGAGAGCGGACCACGAGGGTGACGTATTGTATCTGCCTTCAAACGTAATCCGCTCCTCCGAGCCGGAGCGGAGGTCCTTCACGTAAATTTGCGGTGATCCCGACCGATTCGATACGAAAGCGATCCGGCTGCCGTCAGGGGAAAAGGTCGGCGAAACGTCGATGCCCCAGTGGTTCGTAAGCTGCCTGATGTTTTTCCCCTTCGGATCGATCAGATAGATATCCGGACTTCCTTTGCCGCTGCGGGTCAGGGCGATGCTCCGGCCATCCGGGGCCCACCCGGCCCCGATGTTCAGGCCGGCATCACCCGAGATTCGTCTGACAGCCCCTCCGGGCCACTCTTTGAGATAAAGCTTAGGGCCGCCGCCGTCTTTGTAAGAGGTGAAAAGGATATTTCCTCCGTCGGGAGACCACCGCGGAAGAAGCGCGATGCTCTTGTCACGGGTGATCTGAACCGGGTTATAGCCGTCGAAGTCGCATACGTAGATTTCCTTGTTCCCGGTCGCCGTTCCGACGAAGGCCAACTTGCTCTGAAATATCCCTTCGTTCCCGGTAAGGAGTTTGATGATCTCGCCCGCCAAACGGTGAACGAGATACCGGTGGCCGGCAGCCCGGCCCGTCATCCGCTTCCCCAAAATTTGGCGACCGGAGAAGACATCGTAGAGCTTTACGTCGATCTCGAGTTCGTCCCCCTCAAGACGGTATCCACCTTTGAGAAGAAGCTCTGCACCAATAACGGACCAGTTCTTGAACTGCGTCACATCCAGGTTCCCGGCATCCCCCGGCGCCTCGAGAAAGGCGCCTTTGTCCATCGGCTCGAAGAATCCGCTCAAATCGAGATCATTGGACATGATGCTGTCCAGTGGATCCGTAAAAACACCCTTTGGCGCCTCACCTCCCAGATTGAGGAAATCGGGAATGGCGATCTTGAATCGCGGCGTGGAAGGCGCGTTGATATCAATATAAAAACGGGCGGAAGCATCCGCGGAAAAAGGGAACAGCACCACACCCGGAAAAAGCAACACACCGACTGCAACAACCGCCAACAGCCGGCTCAACGGAAAAACAAAAGACATCCTGCTAACCCCTTACCGAGCAAAAATTACATCCCCTCGAATTCACTCAGATTAAACGTGATTTCAAACTCCCCGATGGGCCGATTGAACCCCTCTGGAAACGGCGGCAACGGATCGGAACGCTCGACCGCCTTCAGCACCGATTGATCGAACACTGGGTTTTTCGAAGGCTCCTTCAACATGACATCCAAAACCGTCCCGTCATTCTTGACCTTCACCAGCACGACCGCCATCAGGTCCTTCCGCTGATCGGGCTCCGTCAGTGCGACGGGGTAAGACCAGTTGCTCTTGATCCAACTCGTCACCTCCATTTCATAGATGCGCAGGGAAATTCCCTGCACCGGTCCGCCACCGCCAGCAGAACCCCCCTCCCCGCTTCCGCCCCCGCTGGTCCGCAGGCGCTCCTCCAGACGGGCGACGGCGCTGTCGATCAGGTTTTCATCCCGGGCGGCGGCCTTTTTCGCGTCCCGCCTCGCACGCTCCGCCGCCTCGCGCTTCGCACGCTCCGCCTCCTCCCTCTGCCTTCTCTCCGCCGCCTGCTTTTCGATCTTGGAAAGCGCCTCGTCGACACGCTTTGCAAGGCTCGCCTCCGGAGGCTTGTCCGCTTTGACCGGTTTTTCGATCGTCCGCTTGGCGATTGGAACGACCTTTTCCGGTGCCTTTTTCACCGGGGCGATCTTCTTCACTGCCGGCGGCTGGGGGGGCAGAGGTTTAGGCGCAACCAACGGCTTGGAGGCGGCTGGTTTCGGGGCGGCGGCCTTCGGCAATGCCGCCGGCTCACCCTTGCCCGCCTTCGGCGCCTTGTCCGGAGAACCGAGCCGGTTCGGCAAATCCACCAGGCTCACCTCGTAAACCGTGCCTTTGATATCGCGCGTAGGCATCGCACCCGGAACGAGCAGGAGCACTGCAAATGCGCACACATGGAGCAGGGCGGATATCAGCAGCATCGACGGCCAATTCGGCTGCATCGCCCCCGCAGCCCGCCCGCGCATCACCCAGGACATTCCGGGCCTCACTCAAGTGGTTCGGTTACCATACCGAGTTTGTCGATCCCCGCCGCCTTGACCCGCGCGATGACCTGCATGACAAAGCCGTAGGACACGTCACGGTCGGCGCGGAGGAGCACCTCTTTATCCCGTCGGTTCTCGAAGATCTTGCTGATCTTGGTTTCCAGACCTTCCATCGGCATCTCGTGGTCTTCGAAAAGGATCTTCTGGTCTTTCTGAATGGTGATGATCAGCGGATCCTCCTTCGTCTTGATGGGGCGGGCATCGGTCTTCGGCAGATTGACATCGACCCCCTGCATGAGCATGGGTGTCGTAACCATGAAAATGATCAAGAGCACCAGCATGACGTCCACCAGGGGGGTGACATTGATCTCCGACATGAACTTTTTTTGATCGCCGATGTGTCCCATCCCACCCTCTATCGCACCGGCCGCCCGATGGTCTGGCGCTTGAGCAGCTGCCTTTCGACCATGCTCAGAAAATCGGCGGTAAAGATATCCATATCCACCCTCAACGCTGAAACCCGGCGGTTGAAGGCATTGAAGGCCACGACCGCAGGAATCGCAGCGGCCAGTCCTGCCGCTGTCGCCACCAGCGCCTCGGAGATCCCGGGCGCAACAACGGCGAGATTGGCTGCCCCTTTCAGACCGATGGAGTGGAATGACTCCATGATACCCCAAACCGTTCCGAAAAGTCCCACAAAAGGCGCCGCATTTCCTGTCGTCGCCAGAAAACCGAGGGAATCCTCGAATCGGTTCACCTGCTCGATCACCTCTTTTTCCAGGGCCCGATTCAGGTTGTCCATCATGGTTTGCTTGGACCAGACAAGAGATCCGGAATCAGCGACGTGCCCCTCTTCAGCGGCCAGTGAGAGTTCGATCTTTTTCAGCCGGTTGAATTCCGCATATCCGGATCTGAACAGGCGTGCCACCGGACTGAAGCCGTAGCTCTCGGCCGCCATGAATATCTTTTTGAGCTCCAGGCCCTCCTTGAACAGGTCCAGAAAACTTTCCGTTTCCTTGCGGGCCTTGCGCAGAAGGCGTGCCTTTATCAGGATGATGGCCCATGAAACAACCGAGAAGACCAGCAAAATCAGCAACACCAGCTTGACCATCAGACCGGCGCTGAGCACCATATGAAGGATATCCCCCCCAGGGGCACCCGCCGCGAAAACGACGGCGGGCCCTTGGGCAACGAGCGGAACCTGGATCATTTTCTCTCCCCGGCCGAACTCCGGCCAAACGTTCCCGGCAGGCGGTTCTTTTCAGCCTGCCGACCAAACCTCTTCGAAACACCCTGCGGAGTTGGAGACCCGCTCTCCGCTGCACCCGCATCAGGATACACGAAAGCCTCCCGTACATGAACGTTTCCATGTTCACACTGGAGGAGGCTCTAAACACATAACCCTATATGTTATTTTTCTATATCTAAAGATACAAGAAAAATCTCCCGTACCGAAAAAGATCCTTATCCAAATCCCATCCGGAAATGATTTCCCGGTAGAACCCAGTTTCCCATCCGGAAATGAGGATTTTTATTTACACGCTTCGCGGCGGGTCCCGGTTTGGCCAACATCAATAAAATTAGGCGTTTGCGCGAAGGCGATCTGCGGGTCGCCGCACAAGCAAACGTCCAGATTGACACCGAGATGGGCCAAAAAGACCATTTCCGGATGGAAACTCTATTTGCGTGGGGTAAGTTCGAAAAAGGCCGCCAGGAACTGCGCCACACCACCCGCATCCTCCAGGCCGAAGCGCGGCACGCCCAGGTCCAGCGGCAGATCGCTCACCAGAGCGATCAGGTGGCGGTCGTTCGCACAAAGCGGTTTGAACCCCGCAGAAAGAGGCCGAAACACCTCGATCTTCTTCTCAGCCTCGTGCTTGTAACCCTCGGCCAGAACGAGGTCGACATTTCTGAAGAAAGGGAGCAATTCATCCAGGGTGTAATCATGGTCCACATCCTGCACCATCCCGATCCGCACCGGGGAGGATACGAGCGTCGCCGCGGCGCCCGCCTGTTTGTGGCGCCAGCTGTCCTTTCCGGCGCGGTCCATCTCGAATCCGCTCTTGTGGTGTTTGACGGTCCCAACACGCAGACCGGACTTCACCAGGACCGGTATCAGCTTTTCGATGAAGGTCGTCTTTCCGGTATCCGACCAGCCGACAAATGCAACCACCGGCGGCGCCGCGATCGTTTCGGGCATCGTCGTATCAACACTCCTTTCGAACAGGGTGCGGCCCTCGGGATGGCTGTGCGGATTTCGAGGGCAGGATTACGCTGGGGTTGATTATCCGCCGATTCGGGACATCTGACGCAGGCAGGCCTCAGGACGCACCCGCTGCAGCCCGTGCCCTTTGGGCTTGTTTTTGATCGCCAGCCTGATGAGGTCGAGGAGTTCCTCGTCCGAGCCGCCCTGCCGCAACGGGGCCTTGAGGGACACCTCGGCGTCGGAGAAAAGGCAGGTCCTCAGCTGTCCGTCCGCGGTGAGGCGCAGGCGGTTGCAGCGCTCGCAGAAGTGGTCGCTCAGGGCGCTGATTAAACCGATTTGACCGGCCCCTTCGACCACCCGGTAACACCGCGCAGGGCCGTCGAGCATCCCGGCCTCCAGCGGCTCCAGCCGGCCGAACTGCGAAATGGTCTCGTAAATCTCCTTCGACGAGACGAACTGGGCCGGATCCCAGCTGTTGGCAGCACCAACCGGCATGTACTCGATGAAGCGGATCTGATAGGGACGCTCCTTGGCCAGCCGAAAAAAATCCCCGATCTCGTCATCGTTCACACCCCGCATCATCACCACGTTGATCTTGATCGGATCGAACCCAAGGCTCTCGGCCAGATGAATCCCGGCGACAACGTCTTCGAACCGGTCCCGCCGTGTGATCCGCGCGAAACGCTCCGGCTTGAGGGAGTCGAGGCTGATGTTGAGTCGGCTGACGCCGCTCTTCTTGAGTTGCGCGGCGAATTCCTTCAGGAGCACCCCATTGGTCGTCAGGGTCACCTCTTCCAGCCCAGGCATTTGGTGAAGCCTGCCCAGCAGGTCCACGGAATCCTTCCGGACCAGCGGTTCGCCGCCGGTGATGCGGACTTTCCGGATCCCGCCCTGGACGAAGACCCCGATCAACCGGAGCATTTCTTCGTAAGAAAGGATCTCGTCGTGCGGCATCACCGGAACACCGCCCTCGGGCATGCAGTAGCAGCAGCGCAGATTGCACCGGTCCGTTATCGAAACACGCAGATAGTTGATCGTACGAGCGGTCGGAATAGAGACTAGTTGACTGGACATCATATACCCTCGGTCTATTTCTTCAATTCATCCCATTTGTAGTCGATCACTTCGAGCAGAACGTTGTTCATCTTTTTGGGATGAACGAAGGCGAATTCGCAGTCCCGGAAAGGCCTTGCCACCTCCCCGTCCGGGGTGGGAATGAAGGGGTAATCCTTCGATTGAAGCTCCTCGACGGCCTTGCGGGTGTCGTCCACGTTCAGGCTCACAAGCATCACCCCCTCGCCGTGCTTGTCGATCCACTTGGCCACCGGGCCATCCGGCGTCGTCGACTCCATCAACTCGAAACCCACTTCGCCGACCCAATACCGCGCCACGCGGATCTTCTCCGGCTCATCGACGTAGGCATCGTCCGGTCCGCTCTTGCCGAGAACCGGCTCCCAAACCTTTTTAGCCGCGTCCAGATCCCGGACGGCGATACAAATATGATCCAGCTTGTTGACCTTCATCATCTCCTCCTGACCGGGGACGTTCAAAACCGAGCGCCCAGTCCGCATATGGCGCGAAGCTCCCCCCTCAGCTCGGCGCCTGGCCCCTGAACAGCTTCGAAAACATCCGGTTTTCTTCGGCGATGCACTGCTCTTTCAGGACCCGGTACTTTTCCAAGAGTTCCCGTCCGGCATCGGTCAGATGCGTCCCTTCTTTGCGGTCGGTGTGCACGATGCGCCGCCCCAGCGTCTTTTCGGTCGCCTTGATCTTGCCCCAGACCGCCTTGTAGGACATCTTCATGAGCTTGGCCGTCTGGTTGATGGACCCGGTCTTGTCGATCGTTTCGAGGATTTCTCTCCGGCCTTCGCCCATGATGATACGATCGTTTTCATCGACGATCCAAAGCCGCGTCTTCAAGCGCAGGGCTTCGGCGCCCTTGCTGTCCGGCTGTGCTTTACGTTCCTCCACCTCAACCCACCTCCTGCCAGAGTTCACCGCTTCGAGAGGGGTCGTAGCCCCCCATCGCCGTGACACGCCGTCGAAAATCCCCGGACCGCATCGTTTCGAGCGCCATCCGGACCGCCTCGGACTCGAGCGCCTCGCGCAGCACCACGACATCGTACTGCTCCCGCACAACGGGGATAAAATCGAGGTCCAGCGCCTTGGCGGCGGCGAAGATCCCCATCCCGCAATCCGCCACCCCGCTCACGACATCCACGGCCACTGCCGTGTGCGTGAATTCCTCCTGATCATACCCCCTGACGCCGGCAGAATCAATACCGGCCGATTGGAGGCTGTAATCGAGGAGAACCCGCGTTCCCGAACCGGCCTGCCGATTGACGAACAGGACGTCCGGCCGCGTCAAATCCTGAAGGCCCTCGATCCCCTTGGGGTTGCCCTTGGCGACCATCAGTCCCTGATCCCTCAAGGCGAGGTGAAAGACGCTCACCGGCACTTCCTTCAAGTAGCGCTCGATGTAGGGCAAATTGTACCGGCCGGATTCCACATCCAGGAGATGCGAACCGGCCATGTGGCACGACCCCTTCTTGAGGGCCAGCAACCCCCCCACACTTCCCACATTCCCCGAAACGATCCGGGCCGGGAGGCCCAGCCGGCGGAGTTCGTCGGCCAGGATGTCGATGGTCATGTCGTGGCTTCCGATCATCACCACCGTCCGGCTCAACTCTTCACGGTCCACGAGGAGCATCGCCTCCACCGTCTCCTTACGGGAGATCCCCTCCGTCAGAAGAGGCACCCTGATCAGGCCCTCGGCCCGGGTCAGACTCGTGATGGACCCGGCCGCCCTCGGCAGCGGCACGGCGACATAACGGCCGCCTACCTGGCCGATATTGACGCGGAGAAACTCCTCGACCCCCGGTTTCGAAGGGATATCTCTCACCGGCGTAACCGCCACGGTCTGCCCCGCCGGCAAGCGACGCCCCTGCAGACGGTAGAGGAGCGGTTTGACGAAATGCTCGAAGGAAAGGACGGACGAGACGGCGTACCCGGGGTTTCCTACAACGGGTCTGCCGCCGACATCGGCCAGGATCGTCGGCTTCCCCGGCATCATCGCCACGCCGTGGACCAGGATCTCGCCCATCGAACCGATGGCGTGCGCGGTGAAGTCCTTGCTGCCGGCGGAGGATCCTGCATTGACTATCACCACTTGGGGGTTCAGATCAAGGGCCATCTGGAGCGCCTGACGGACGCGGTCCTCCTGATCCGGCGCCACCGGACAGATCACGGCCTCGCCGCCGCACTCCTCGACCAGAGCCGAGAGAAGATGCGCGTTGGACTCCACGATCTGCGTGCCCTCTGGCGCATCGATCCTCCGGGCCTCCTCGAAAGGAACGATCTCGGTGCCTGTCGGGATGATCGCGACCAGCGGGCGGCGCCGGACCAGCAGTTCGAAGACCCCGGCGCTGATCAGCGCACCGATGTCACAGGGCCGGATACGGTGATCCTGCGTAAAGAGCAACTGGCTGGCGACGACGTCCTCGCCCACCTTGCGCACGTTCTGCCACGGGTAGGCGGAGGCCCTGATCTCGATCCGGTCCGCGTCCAGGGTGTGGATCTTTTCGATCATGATGACGGCGTTGAACCCCGCCGGCATGGGCTGGCCCGTGTTGATCCAGACGGCCTCCTTTCCGATCTCGAGCCGGCGCGGCCGCGTTTCGGTCGCCCCGTAAGTATCCGCGGCACGGACCGCCGCCCCGTCCATGGCCGCCGAGTGGTAAGTCGGCACGGACCAGCGGGCGAAGACCGGCTCGGCGGTGATCCTTCCCAGAGCCTCGCTCACCTCGACTCGCTCGGCCTC is a genomic window of Desulfatiglans anilini DSM 4660 containing:
- a CDS encoding energy transducer TonB, encoding MSWVMRGRAAGAMQPNWPSMLLISALLHVCAFAVLLLVPGAMPTRDIKGTVYEVSLVDLPNRLGSPDKAPKAGKGEPAALPKAAAPKPAASKPLVAPKPLPPQPPAVKKIAPVKKAPEKVVPIAKRTIEKPVKADKPPEASLAKRVDEALSKIEKQAAERRQREEAERAKREAAERARRDAKKAAARDENLIDSAVARLEERLRTSGGGSGEGGSAGGGGPVQGISLRIYEMEVTSWIKSNWSYPVALTEPDQRKDLMAVVLVKVKNDGTVLDVMLKEPSKNPVFDQSVLKAVERSDPLPPFPEGFNRPIGEFEITFNLSEFEGM
- the mobB gene encoding molybdopterin-guanine dinucleotide biosynthesis protein B, which produces MPETIAAPPVVAFVGWSDTGKTTFIEKLIPVLVKSGLRVGTVKHHKSGFEMDRAGKDSWRHKQAGAAATLVSSPVRIGMVQDVDHDYTLDELLPFFRNVDLVLAEGYKHEAEKKIEVFRPLSAGFKPLCANDRHLIALVSDLPLDLGVPRFGLEDAGGVAQFLAAFFELTPRK
- a CDS encoding molybdopterin biosynthesis protein, with the translated sequence MKRNVYLDMKTIEEAQGLFLERFGRGRRTEAERVEVSEALGRITAEPVFARWSVPTYHSAAMDGAAVRAADTYGATETRPRRLEIGKEAVWINTGQPMPAGFNAVIMIEKIHTLDADRIEIRASAYPWQNVRKVGEDVVASQLLFTQDHRIRPCDIGALISAGVFELLVRRRPLVAIIPTGTEIVPFEEARRIDAPEGTQIVESNAHLLSALVEECGGEAVICPVAPDQEDRVRQALQMALDLNPQVVIVNAGSSAGSKDFTAHAIGSMGEILVHGVAMMPGKPTILADVGGRPVVGNPGYAVSSVLSFEHFVKPLLYRLQGRRLPAGQTVAVTPVRDIPSKPGVEEFLRVNIGQVGGRYVAVPLPRAAGSITSLTRAEGLIRVPLLTEGISRKETVEAMLLVDREELSRTVVMIGSHDMTIDILADELRRLGLPARIVSGNVGSVGGLLALKKGSCHMAGSHLLDVESGRYNLPYIERYLKEVPVSVFHLALRDQGLMVAKGNPKGIEGLQDLTRPDVLFVNRQAGSGTRVLLDYSLQSAGIDSAGVRGYDQEEFTHTAVAVDVVSGVADCGMGIFAAAKALDLDFIPVVREQYDVVVLREALESEAVRMALETMRSGDFRRRVTAMGGYDPSRSGELWQEVG
- the tolR gene encoding protein TolR encodes the protein MGHIGDQKKFMSEINVTPLVDVMLVLLIIFMVTTPMLMQGVDVNLPKTDARPIKTKEDPLIITIQKDQKILFEDHEMPMEGLETKISKIFENRRDKEVLLRADRDVSYGFVMQVIARVKAAGIDKLGMVTEPLE
- a CDS encoding VOC family protein, producing the protein MKVNKLDHICIAVRDLDAAKKVWEPVLGKSGPDDAYVDEPEKIRVARYWVGEVGFELMESTTPDGPVAKWIDKHGEGVMLVSLNVDDTRKAVEELQSKDYPFIPTPDGEVARPFRDCEFAFVHPKKMNNVLLEVIDYKWDELKK
- the tolB gene encoding Tol-Pal system beta propeller repeat protein TolB, with product MSFVFPLSRLLAVVAVGVLLFPGVVLFPFSADASARFYIDINAPSTPRFKIAIPDFLNLGGEAPKGVFTDPLDSIMSNDLDLSGFFEPMDKGAFLEAPGDAGNLDVTQFKNWSVIGAELLLKGGYRLEGDELEIDVKLYDVFSGRQILGKRMTGRAAGHRYLVHRLAGEIIKLLTGNEGIFQSKLAFVGTATGNKEIYVCDFDGYNPVQITRDKSIALLPRWSPDGGNILFTSYKDGGGPKLYLKEWPGGAVRRISGDAGLNIGAGWAPDGRSIALTRSGKGSPDIYLIDPKGKNIRQLTNHWGIDVSPTFSPDGSRIAFVSNRSGSPQIYVKDLRSGSEERITFEGRYNTSPSWSALDRIAYVSMQDGNFDIFAIDPDGRRLMRLTDGQGNNEDPCWSPDGRYLAFSSNRTGRYQIYMMTANGQNQKRLTSGAGEQTAPSWAP
- the tolQ gene encoding protein TolQ; the protein is MIQVPLVAQGPAVVFAAGAPGGDILHMVLSAGLMVKLVLLILLVFSVVSWAIILIKARLLRKARKETESFLDLFKEGLELKKIFMAAESYGFSPVARLFRSGYAEFNRLKKIELSLAAEEGHVADSGSLVWSKQTMMDNLNRALEKEVIEQVNRFEDSLGFLATTGNAAPFVGLFGTVWGIMESFHSIGLKGAANLAVVAPGISEALVATAAGLAAAIPAVVAFNAFNRRVSALRVDMDIFTADFLSMVERQLLKRQTIGRPVR
- a CDS encoding winged helix-turn-helix domain-containing protein, whose translation is MEERKAQPDSKGAEALRLKTRLWIVDENDRIIMGEGRREILETIDKTGSINQTAKLMKMSYKAVWGKIKATEKTLGRRIVHTDRKEGTHLTDAGRELLEKYRVLKEQCIAEENRMFSKLFRGQAPS
- the moaA gene encoding GTP 3',8-cyclase MoaA; this translates as MMSSQLVSIPTARTINYLRVSITDRCNLRCCYCMPEGGVPVMPHDEILSYEEMLRLIGVFVQGGIRKVRITGGEPLVRKDSVDLLGRLHQMPGLEEVTLTTNGVLLKEFAAQLKKSGVSRLNISLDSLKPERFARITRRDRFEDVVAGIHLAESLGFDPIKINVVMMRGVNDDEIGDFFRLAKERPYQIRFIEYMPVGAANSWDPAQFVSSKEIYETISQFGRLEPLEAGMLDGPARCYRVVEGAGQIGLISALSDHFCERCNRLRLTADGQLRTCLFSDAEVSLKAPLRQGGSDEELLDLIRLAIKNKPKGHGLQRVRPEACLRQMSRIGG